A genome region from Chengkuizengella sp. SCS-71B includes the following:
- a CDS encoding alpha/beta hydrolase, whose translation MSLLKSSNPKQNWIIFNEDERKKFLVENLNHHRACLLIHGFSGGSFEVDPLAAYLREQGWICHVPTLPGHGEHLKDLKNIKYHQWMEAVKKEAVKMSELYSRFDLVGFSMGGVLAAYISNHFPVKKLVLLNAAVIYVSPGRFMKLTYKQMRNKDWSRFKKINGVPLSATWQFIQLAHRLRVEFSKVHTPTLIVQGQQDHIVHPYSASYLKRIIPAEEKSVVYFPLSTHVICLGKEAEEVFETVGGFLK comes from the coding sequence TTGAGTCTATTGAAATCATCGAATCCTAAACAAAACTGGATTATTTTCAATGAAGATGAAAGGAAGAAATTTCTCGTGGAAAATCTAAATCATCATAGAGCATGTTTACTCATTCATGGATTTTCGGGTGGTTCATTTGAAGTGGATCCATTAGCTGCATATTTGAGAGAACAAGGGTGGATTTGTCATGTACCCACTTTACCAGGGCATGGAGAACATTTAAAGGATTTAAAGAATATAAAGTATCATCAATGGATGGAAGCAGTGAAAAAAGAAGCAGTAAAAATGTCTGAATTATATTCTCGATTTGATTTAGTTGGATTTTCAATGGGTGGTGTACTCGCTGCTTATATAAGCAATCACTTTCCAGTAAAGAAGTTAGTGCTTTTAAATGCCGCAGTGATTTATGTTAGTCCAGGCCGATTTATGAAATTGACTTATAAACAAATGAGAAATAAAGATTGGAGTCGGTTTAAAAAAATAAATGGCGTTCCTCTGTCTGCTACTTGGCAATTTATACAGCTAGCCCATCGTTTAAGAGTTGAATTTAGTAAGGTGCATACTCCAACTTTGATTGTGCAGGGACAACAAGATCATATTGTACATCCATATAGTGCTAGCTATTTAAAACGGATCATACCAGCAGAAGAAAAATCAGTCGTATATTTCCCGTTGTCCACTCATGTCATATGTTTAGGTAAAGAAGCGGAAGAAGTTTTTGAGACAGTAGGAGGGTTTTTGAAGTGA
- a CDS encoding PBP1A family penicillin-binding protein yields the protein MENKSSSNETVNQEEESTRQKENKRNMKKFFKWLTISIMVFIALLFVGYLLIIFNGERLLKENLKKMDMLEASIIYDQNGKEIRKLFKENREIVSSTDIPELMIDAFIATEDKRFNEHGGVDPWAIGRALYKDLVSGEIVEGGSTITQQLAKNMFLSSEKTIFRKVQEASIAIALEDQFTKEDILVMYLNQIYFGQGNIYGVKTASKSYFGKDNLHDLELWEVATLAGIPKAPSYYNPIDDPEKSKERRGIVLQLMYDQNIIAKSEMTEAKKVDYQPIEGKKQNNVSFIDYVIIEAANKAGISEDELREGGYRVHTTLDKNVQEVLEHTFAEDQWFPEGGPEQQVQASMVIMDHQNGEIKGMIGGRDTVQKGLNRVIIPRQPGSSFKPIAVYAPALETGSWQPYSYLTDEPIKFGDYAPKNYYNRYLGRVSMVKAIEDSINIPAVWLLNEIGIQTGIDFINNVGIELNDNDRNLSIALGGLTTGVTPLDMAEAYSSFANNGTWIEATTIRKVINDLGETIYLSEPETKEVMSKQTAYYMTKMMEQVVQKGTGTKAQLDRSVAGKTGSTQIGLAEVTDPNATRDLWFVGYTPEWTAAVWMGFDKTDAQHYLKVTSSYPAQLFSQVMSQSLVNVPPSSFIRPEGVNELVEPPSAVNDLVALYDEMNEVVELTWSPVKGNENLYLVYKKEKKDKNYELVFTTPDPYIIDIDIQEKKEYEYYVITYNSAYELFSRKSNTVMVEIPKDRDGFFFDDLPSLFD from the coding sequence ATGGAAAATAAGTCATCCTCAAACGAAACTGTGAACCAGGAAGAAGAAAGTACTAGACAAAAAGAAAATAAAAGAAATATGAAGAAGTTCTTTAAATGGCTCACAATATCTATCATGGTATTTATTGCACTTTTATTTGTGGGTTATTTGCTGATTATTTTTAACGGTGAAAGATTATTAAAAGAGAATTTAAAAAAGATGGATATGTTAGAAGCCTCTATTATTTATGATCAAAATGGAAAGGAAATTAGAAAACTTTTTAAGGAAAATAGAGAAATTGTCAGTTCAACTGATATTCCAGAATTAATGATTGATGCTTTTATAGCGACTGAAGATAAGCGTTTTAATGAACATGGAGGTGTAGATCCCTGGGCAATTGGAAGGGCACTTTATAAAGATTTAGTGTCAGGGGAAATTGTTGAGGGAGGCAGTACAATTACTCAGCAGCTTGCAAAAAACATGTTTCTCTCATCAGAAAAAACGATATTTAGAAAAGTACAAGAAGCCTCTATTGCAATTGCGCTTGAAGATCAATTTACAAAAGAAGACATCTTAGTAATGTATTTAAATCAAATCTACTTTGGACAAGGGAATATTTACGGAGTAAAGACAGCTTCTAAGTCATATTTTGGTAAGGATAATTTACATGATTTAGAATTGTGGGAAGTTGCCACATTAGCGGGTATACCCAAAGCACCTTCCTATTATAATCCAATTGATGATCCTGAAAAATCCAAAGAACGAAGAGGGATTGTATTACAGCTTATGTATGATCAGAATATCATTGCCAAATCAGAGATGACTGAAGCGAAGAAAGTGGATTATCAACCGATTGAAGGAAAAAAGCAAAATAATGTGTCCTTCATAGATTATGTCATAATAGAAGCTGCTAATAAAGCCGGGATTTCTGAAGATGAACTTCGTGAGGGCGGTTATAGAGTACACACTACATTAGATAAAAACGTACAAGAAGTTTTAGAACATACGTTTGCTGAGGACCAATGGTTTCCTGAAGGTGGCCCTGAACAACAGGTACAAGCTAGTATGGTGATTATGGATCATCAGAACGGTGAGATCAAAGGTATGATAGGGGGAAGAGATACGGTACAAAAAGGATTGAATCGAGTGATCATTCCTCGTCAGCCAGGATCGTCTTTTAAACCTATTGCTGTTTATGCACCTGCATTAGAAACAGGATCATGGCAGCCGTATTCTTATTTAACGGACGAGCCAATAAAGTTTGGAGATTACGCTCCAAAAAATTATTATAACAGGTATCTAGGTCGAGTCTCAATGGTTAAAGCGATAGAGGATTCTATCAATATACCTGCCGTTTGGTTATTAAATGAAATAGGAATTCAAACTGGGATTGATTTTATTAATAATGTAGGGATCGAGCTTAATGATAATGATCGTAATTTATCCATTGCCTTAGGTGGACTTACTACAGGAGTGACACCACTAGATATGGCAGAAGCATACAGTAGTTTTGCAAATAATGGGACATGGATTGAAGCAACCACTATCCGTAAAGTGATCAATGATTTAGGTGAAACCATTTATTTATCCGAGCCTGAAACTAAAGAAGTAATGTCTAAACAAACTGCCTACTACATGACAAAAATGATGGAACAAGTCGTTCAGAAAGGAACGGGAACAAAAGCACAATTGGATCGATCAGTAGCGGGTAAAACTGGCTCCACTCAAATAGGGTTAGCAGAAGTAACTGATCCAAATGCAACGCGTGATCTATGGTTTGTAGGTTATACTCCAGAATGGACAGCGGCTGTATGGATGGGCTTTGACAAAACGGATGCACAGCATTATTTAAAAGTGACTAGCAGTTATCCTGCCCAGCTTTTTTCACAAGTTATGTCTCAATCGCTTGTAAATGTACCTCCAAGCTCGTTTATCAGACCTGAAGGGGTAAATGAACTAGTTGAACCACCTTCAGCTGTGAATGACTTAGTTGCTTTATATGATGAAATGAATGAAGTAGTTGAATTAACATGGTCACCTGTCAAAGGAAATGAAAACTTATATCTTGTATACAAAAAAGAAAAGAAGGATAAAAATTATGAACTTGTATTTACAACTCCAGATCCATATATAATTGATATTGACATTCAAGAGAAAAAAGAATATGAGTATTATGTTATTACTTATAATAGTGCATATGAATTGTTCAGTAGGAAATCAAATACGGTAATGGTTGAAATCCCTAAAGATAGAGATGGATTTTTCTTTGATGATTTACCTTCTTTATTTGACTAA
- a CDS encoding HD domain-containing protein — protein MKQQMEFIIEIDKLKTILRQTNVIGETRRENDAEHSWHLAMMCLVFYEYANENSVNMLRVLKMLLIHDIVEIDAGDTFAYDDKGHEDKREREELAAKRLFHLLPKDQALEFIQLWEEYEERKTPESRFALTLDRLQPMLLNYHNQGAAWQNHKVTGDKVYNRNKIMAEGSETLWGYAEQLIRDAVDKGYLLTE, from the coding sequence TTGAAACAACAAATGGAATTTATTATAGAAATCGATAAACTAAAGACCATTTTAAGACAAACAAATGTCATAGGAGAGACTAGGCGGGAAAATGATGCAGAACATTCCTGGCATTTAGCGATGATGTGTCTGGTTTTTTATGAATACGCAAATGAAAATAGTGTGAATATGTTAAGAGTTTTAAAGATGCTGTTAATTCATGACATTGTGGAAATTGATGCAGGCGATACGTTTGCTTATGATGATAAAGGACATGAAGACAAAAGGGAACGAGAAGAACTAGCTGCGAAACGATTATTTCATTTATTGCCTAAGGACCAAGCTCTAGAATTTATACAACTCTGGGAGGAGTATGAGGAGAGAAAAACACCTGAATCTCGTTTTGCACTTACTTTGGACAGGCTTCAGCCCATGCTTCTGAATTATCATAATCAAGGTGCTGCTTGGCAAAATCATAAAGTGACAGGAGACAAAGTATACAATAGAAATAAAATCATGGCAGAGGGTTCAGAAACTTTGTGGGGATATGCGGAGCAGTTAATACGTGACGCTGTAGATAAAGGTTATTTATTGACTGAATAA
- a CDS encoding beta-glucosidase family protein — MNSKSIFIGILSLILIIIAAIFFFNNDREDGSQLLEGGELIYKDATQPIDVRVQDLLSRMTLEEKAGQMTQVNVTQLQGNSEWDAGPLNDEWLVKTFKDYHVGSILSGGGTTPVSNEPKFWAEMTNEIQKSAIENSRLGIPVIYGVDAVHGHNNVVGATIFPHNLGLAASRNTELVKKLGASTAKSVRSTGIHWNFAPVADVGRDLRWGRFYETFGEDPYLVSEMVSASIIGHQGEDISLTGKVAATAKHFLGYSQPLNGQDRSSAEIPMRTLREIFYPPFEKAIADGAKTVMVNSGSINGVPVHASQYLLTDVLRGEMGFEGVIVTDWEDIIRLHSQYQITDNYKDSIARSINAGVDMSMLPVGIEDYTKNLIEAVNEELIPMERIDDAVSRILILKFELGLFEKPYIDPDTTEALTLNQDRELARQASVESLTLLENDGVLPLSKEVKTILVTGPSADNIANQMGGWTIGWQGLTGEGVPPAVSFLEGIQNSASPETNVLFEKDTAKAVEAAKQADVTIVVFGEDPYAEFDGDTTNAAVPSDQAELIQKLAQTETSIVGVLVAGRPLIVTDLVGDMDAFIMAYLPGTEGGNALADVLFGKENPSGKLAFSWPNEIGQLPMFYNHYPKSTLNEKAYLPLYEFGYGLSYSKFNYSNFKVDEEGTMDSIIKVSVDVTNRGELAGSETVELYVDQQLSSVLTPVRKLAAFSKVHLEPNETTTVEFELPVSQLAIVPGDILGESEKVVEEGIYTLNIKKLARPVTIMDNIE, encoded by the coding sequence ATGAATTCAAAATCAATTTTTATAGGTATTTTATCCCTAATCTTGATTATTATTGCTGCTATATTTTTCTTTAATAATGATAGAGAAGATGGGAGTCAACTACTAGAAGGAGGAGAGCTTATATATAAGGATGCTACTCAGCCCATTGATGTACGAGTGCAAGATTTATTATCTCGCATGACATTAGAAGAAAAAGCAGGACAAATGACACAGGTCAATGTTACACAACTTCAAGGAAACTCAGAATGGGACGCAGGTCCATTAAATGATGAATGGTTAGTTAAGACCTTTAAAGACTACCATGTAGGTTCTATACTAAGTGGAGGAGGAACGACTCCTGTTTCAAATGAGCCCAAGTTCTGGGCTGAGATGACAAATGAAATTCAAAAAAGTGCAATTGAAAATTCACGACTTGGCATTCCTGTTATTTACGGTGTTGATGCAGTGCATGGCCATAACAATGTCGTTGGAGCAACGATTTTTCCACATAACCTAGGGCTGGCCGCCTCACGAAACACAGAGCTAGTTAAAAAGTTAGGTGCTAGTACAGCGAAAAGCGTTCGATCAACTGGCATACATTGGAACTTTGCTCCAGTTGCAGATGTAGGTCGTGATTTGCGCTGGGGTCGTTTCTATGAAACATTTGGTGAAGATCCTTATCTTGTTTCGGAAATGGTATCAGCTTCTATTATAGGACATCAGGGAGAAGATATAAGTTTAACTGGAAAAGTTGCAGCTACCGCTAAACATTTTTTAGGCTATTCACAACCTTTAAATGGTCAGGATCGTTCATCTGCAGAAATCCCTATGCGTACACTTAGAGAAATATTCTATCCCCCTTTTGAAAAAGCGATTGCTGATGGAGCTAAAACAGTCATGGTTAATAGCGGGTCTATCAATGGAGTTCCGGTTCATGCATCTCAATATTTATTAACAGATGTATTAAGAGGAGAAATGGGTTTTGAGGGCGTGATTGTAACCGACTGGGAGGATATCATTCGTTTGCATAGTCAATATCAAATTACTGACAATTATAAGGACTCTATAGCACGAAGTATCAATGCAGGTGTAGATATGTCCATGCTGCCTGTTGGGATTGAAGACTATACAAAAAACCTAATAGAAGCAGTAAATGAAGAACTCATTCCAATGGAACGGATTGATGATGCAGTATCAAGAATACTTATTTTAAAATTTGAATTAGGATTGTTTGAAAAACCCTATATAGATCCTGATACAACGGAAGCTCTCACTTTAAACCAAGATAGAGAACTAGCAAGACAAGCTTCGGTTGAAAGTTTAACCTTGTTAGAAAATGACGGTGTCCTACCATTATCAAAAGAGGTAAAAACGATTCTTGTCACAGGTCCTAGCGCTGACAATATCGCAAATCAAATGGGAGGATGGACGATAGGTTGGCAAGGATTAACAGGAGAAGGGGTTCCCCCTGCAGTCAGCTTCCTTGAAGGGATTCAAAACTCTGCCTCACCAGAAACAAATGTACTTTTCGAAAAAGATACAGCCAAAGCAGTTGAAGCAGCAAAACAAGCAGATGTCACCATAGTTGTTTTTGGTGAAGATCCTTATGCAGAATTTGATGGGGACACTACGAATGCAGCAGTCCCTAGTGACCAAGCAGAACTGATTCAAAAGCTTGCACAAACTGAAACTTCTATTGTCGGTGTATTAGTTGCAGGGAGACCTCTAATCGTGACCGATCTTGTCGGGGATATGGATGCGTTTATTATGGCATACCTACCTGGTACAGAAGGCGGCAATGCTTTAGCAGATGTATTATTTGGAAAAGAAAATCCAAGCGGTAAACTTGCTTTTAGCTGGCCAAATGAAATTGGACAATTACCTATGTTTTACAACCATTATCCAAAAAGTACATTGAATGAAAAGGCATATTTGCCTCTGTATGAGTTTGGATATGGTTTAAGTTATTCCAAGTTTAACTACAGCAACTTTAAGGTAGATGAAGAAGGCACTATGGATAGTATTATAAAAGTTTCTGTTGATGTAACAAATCGTGGCGAGCTAGCAGGATCAGAAACCGTTGAATTGTATGTTGATCAGCAATTAAGTTCTGTCCTTACTCCTGTTAGAAAATTAGCAGCATTTTCAAAAGTACATCTTGAACCGAATGAAACGACCACGGTAGAGTTTGAACTTCCAGTATCACAGTTAGCTATCGTTCCTGGAGATATCTTAGGAGAATCTGAGAAAGTAGTTGAAGAAGGAATATATACTTTAAATATTAAAAAATTAGCTAGACCCGTTACGATAATGGATAATATTGAGTGA
- the hfq gene encoding RNA chaperone Hfq, which produces MNKSINIQDTFLNQLRKESISVTVYLTNGFQLRGLIKAFDNFTIVIESEGRQQMVYKHAISTFTPQKNVSLMSDNQSEV; this is translated from the coding sequence ATGAATAAATCCATTAACATTCAAGATACTTTTTTGAATCAACTTCGTAAAGAAAGTATCTCTGTAACAGTGTATCTAACAAATGGTTTTCAACTTAGAGGACTCATTAAAGCTTTCGATAATTTTACGATTGTTATTGAAAGTGAAGGGCGTCAACAAATGGTTTATAAACATGCGATTTCCACTTTTACACCTCAAAAAAACGTATCTTTGATGTCAGATAATCAAAGTGAAGTTTAA
- a CDS encoding NAD(P)/FAD-dependent oxidoreductase encodes MEKYDLIIIGAGPAGIFASYEMTIKKPSAKILLIDKGHDIYRRRCPILEGKIEFCPPPAGKKDYAGCLPACSITAGFGGAGAYSDGKFNITTEFGGWMTDYLPPSKVLGLIQYVDSINLRHGATEHITDPTTEAVRNIEQRGYAAGLKLLRAQVRHLGTEQNLEILKSIYEYLKMRINMMFKTEVEDIITEKVNGDHVVKGVYLNGGLQFQSDTVMIAPGRDGSKWLSGIFKSRRLKMVNNQVDVGVRVETSDVVMREINEHLYEGKFIFNTSVGTRVRTFCSNPSGHVVVENHSGVMAANGHSYKDPKLGSSNTNFALLVSHKFTEPFDKPNEYAREICQRANDLSNGGVIVQKFGDIKKGRRSTDQRIKEGFLEPTLKEAVPGDLGLVLPYNTMVSLIEMVEALNEVTPGIASEHTLFYGVEAKFYSARPKLSENFETEIKGLYCGGDGAGITRGLAQSGAAGVWIARDIVNNKM; translated from the coding sequence ATGGAAAAATATGATCTTATAATAATTGGAGCAGGTCCTGCTGGAATATTTGCCAGTTATGAAATGACGATAAAAAAGCCTAGTGCAAAAATTTTGTTAATAGATAAAGGGCATGATATTTATCGCAGAAGATGTCCAATTTTAGAAGGGAAAATTGAGTTTTGTCCTCCCCCAGCAGGAAAAAAAGATTATGCAGGTTGTCTTCCAGCTTGTTCTATAACAGCAGGTTTTGGAGGTGCTGGTGCGTATAGTGATGGAAAATTTAACATAACAACTGAGTTTGGTGGATGGATGACAGACTATCTCCCTCCGTCAAAAGTCCTAGGGTTGATTCAGTATGTAGATAGTATTAATCTACGACATGGGGCGACTGAACACATTACCGATCCTACAACAGAGGCTGTAAGAAATATTGAACAAAGAGGGTATGCTGCTGGTTTGAAGCTGCTCAGAGCTCAAGTAAGGCATCTAGGAACGGAGCAAAACCTTGAAATCCTGAAATCAATTTATGAGTATTTAAAAATGAGAATTAATATGATGTTTAAAACTGAAGTAGAAGATATAATCACTGAAAAAGTGAATGGAGATCATGTTGTAAAAGGAGTATATCTTAATGGAGGGCTGCAATTCCAAAGTGACACGGTTATGATTGCGCCTGGACGAGATGGTTCTAAATGGCTGTCTGGAATATTTAAAAGCAGAAGGTTGAAAATGGTTAACAATCAAGTAGATGTGGGTGTGAGGGTTGAAACTTCAGATGTTGTTATGAGAGAAATTAATGAACATTTATACGAGGGGAAATTTATTTTTAATACGAGTGTAGGTACACGTGTTAGAACTTTTTGCAGTAACCCTTCAGGGCATGTTGTAGTCGAAAACCATAGTGGAGTAATGGCTGCAAATGGGCATTCATATAAAGATCCTAAACTTGGTTCATCCAATACGAATTTTGCTTTATTAGTATCACACAAATTTACTGAACCGTTTGATAAACCGAACGAATATGCAAGAGAAATATGCCAGCGTGCAAATGATCTGTCTAATGGAGGGGTCATTGTTCAAAAGTTTGGGGATATTAAGAAAGGTCGGCGTTCTACGGATCAAAGAATTAAAGAAGGGTTTCTTGAACCCACTCTGAAGGAAGCTGTTCCAGGTGACCTTGGGTTGGTATTGCCATACAATACGATGGTTAGTTTGATTGAAATGGTAGAAGCTTTGAATGAAGTAACACCAGGAATTGCATCAGAGCATACTCTCTTCTATGGTGTTGAAGCTAAATTTTATTCAGCAAGACCTAAGTTATCCGAAAACTTTGAAACGGAAATAAAAGGGCTATACTGCGGTGGAGATGGTGCAGGTATTACACGGGGGCTTGCTCAATCTGGTGCAGCAGGTGTGTGGATAGCAAGAGATATAGTCAATAACAAAATGTAA
- a CDS encoding ASCH domain-containing protein, with translation MTTNLPPKTCTIERMVTDKDDVKRVLNGEKTATRRNGRYADIGEIMELEGNRYEVYNVYQQSLGDMRDEHAQTEGYSDMKSYKDKIMSLHPGMPWLPQMQVWVHEFRKVD, from the coding sequence ATGACAACGAATCTTCCACCAAAAACTTGTACAATTGAAAGAATGGTTACAGATAAGGACGATGTAAAAAGAGTATTAAATGGCGAAAAAACAGCTACTAGAAGAAACGGTAGATATGCAGATATTGGAGAAATCATGGAGCTAGAAGGAAATAGATATGAAGTTTATAACGTATATCAGCAATCATTAGGGGATATGCGAGATGAACACGCTCAAACTGAAGGTTATTCGGATATGAAATCTTATAAGGATAAAATCATGTCACTTCATCCTGGAATGCCTTGGTTGCCTCAAATGCAAGTATGGGTACACGAATTTCGTAAAGTAGACTAA
- a CDS encoding YdcF family protein, which produces MSSSIQLNTKRKMNNRSKLFKVGSVFLLMFILWAGYVQWKIQSVEQMQLPTSSDVGIVMGMALGENNEATLGLKERLDHAFDLYEKGYFENIIVSGGLDANGATITEAEGMKQYLVSKGIPEEKIMEEREATSSYENILYSRNIMKEHGFESTVVITHAYHGARTLDVAQFLNLTEPVVSTTQSEVMFMPYHKSRETLAYTKWLMDKMLFKVGVK; this is translated from the coding sequence ATGAGCAGCAGTATTCAATTAAATACTAAACGAAAAATGAATAACAGATCTAAGCTATTTAAAGTAGGCAGTGTATTTTTACTTATGTTTATTTTATGGGCAGGTTATGTTCAGTGGAAAATCCAATCTGTGGAGCAAATGCAGTTGCCAACATCCTCAGATGTAGGTATTGTGATGGGTATGGCATTAGGTGAGAATAATGAAGCTACTCTAGGGTTAAAGGAAAGATTAGATCATGCATTTGATTTATATGAAAAAGGGTATTTTGAAAATATTATTGTATCAGGTGGTTTAGATGCAAATGGTGCCACAATTACCGAGGCGGAAGGCATGAAACAGTATTTAGTATCAAAAGGCATACCTGAAGAAAAAATTATGGAGGAAAGAGAAGCTACTAGTTCATATGAGAATATATTGTATAGCCGAAATATTATGAAGGAACACGGTTTCGAATCCACAGTTGTTATTACGCATGCATATCATGGGGCAAGAACTTTAGATGTTGCTCAATTTTTAAATTTAACGGAACCTGTGGTGTCTACTACACAATCAGAAGTCATGTTCATGCCTTATCACAAAAGCAGAGAGACATTAGCTTATACAAAATGGCTGATGGATAAAATGTTATTCAAAGTGGGTGTGAAATGA
- a CDS encoding peptidylprolyl isomerase gives MKMKPCIQLFTLVMILVVMLTGCASDQTGNENDKENKSWSQPPEMQIDPSKNYAAVIHTSKGEFTVQLFADTAPVTVNSFVFLANENFYEGITFHRIIETFMIQTGDPTGTGRGGPGYQFEDELETPHLYEPGIVAMANSGPNTNGSQFFICTGEDSRNLNLAPNYTIFGKVTEGMDTVINIAQTPVTMNPNGGDSTPSLPEEEVTIESIEIIES, from the coding sequence ATGAAAATGAAGCCATGTATACAATTATTCACTTTAGTTATGATTTTAGTAGTTATGTTAACTGGGTGTGCATCAGATCAAACTGGAAATGAAAACGATAAAGAAAATAAAAGCTGGAGCCAACCTCCTGAAATGCAAATCGATCCTTCAAAGAATTATGCTGCAGTTATCCATACTTCTAAAGGAGAATTTACGGTTCAATTGTTTGCGGACACAGCACCAGTCACAGTGAATAGTTTTGTCTTTTTAGCAAATGAAAACTTTTATGAAGGGATTACGTTCCACAGAATAATTGAAACTTTTATGATTCAGACAGGAGATCCAACAGGTACAGGTAGAGGAGGTCCTGGTTATCAATTTGAAGATGAATTAGAGACACCTCATTTATATGAACCTGGCATAGTTGCCATGGCAAATAGCGGACCAAATACGAATGGTAGTCAATTTTTTATTTGCACTGGAGAGGACAGTCGAAATCTAAATTTAGCTCCAAATTACACTATTTTTGGAAAAGTAACAGAAGGGATGGATACAGTTATAAATATAGCTCAAACACCTGTAACTATGAATCCAAACGGAGGAGATTCCACCCCTAGTTTACCTGAGGAAGAAGTAACGATTGAGTCTATTGAAATCATCGAATCCTAA
- a CDS encoding trimeric intracellular cation channel family protein codes for MLTWDIFTIIGVVAFAVSGSIAAMEERYDILGVIILGLVTAFGGGATRNLLLGIPISNLWEQGNLFVIAIISMLIVFLLPNLWFHFIKQWMFFDAVGLAAFSIQGALFAVDMNLPISAVIVAALLTGSGGGIIRDLLAGRKPFIFRDEIYGLWAMLVGLVIGLGLVDSPIGFYIVFVLVILLRMLSVYYGLKLPKKPIYRKGLKKV; via the coding sequence ATGTTAACTTGGGACATATTTACCATCATCGGAGTTGTTGCCTTTGCAGTCAGCGGATCCATTGCTGCTATGGAAGAAAGATATGATATTTTAGGTGTGATCATTCTAGGGCTTGTAACTGCTTTTGGTGGTGGGGCGACTAGAAATTTATTATTGGGTATCCCGATATCAAACCTATGGGAACAAGGAAACTTATTCGTAATCGCCATTATTTCCATGCTTATTGTCTTTTTACTTCCAAACCTTTGGTTTCATTTTATTAAACAATGGATGTTTTTTGATGCTGTTGGATTAGCGGCTTTTTCGATTCAAGGGGCTCTATTTGCTGTTGATATGAATCTTCCGATTAGTGCTGTCATTGTGGCTGCGTTGCTTACCGGAAGTGGGGGTGGTATCATTAGAGATTTATTAGCAGGTAGGAAACCTTTTATTTTTCGGGATGAAATCTATGGATTATGGGCGATGTTAGTCGGTTTAGTCATAGGTTTAGGCTTGGTTGATTCTCCTATTGGGTTCTATATTGTATTTGTACTTGTTATATTGTTAAGAATGTTATCTGTTTATTATGGTCTTAAATTACCCAAAAAACCAATATATAGAAAAGGACTAAAAAAAGTATAA